CGGTTATTCCTATGCACTGGCGAATGGGACTGACCAAGACGTCGAAGTTGCGTTGAAGAAAATCATGAATACATATCGTGAAGAAGATATGCATGATATTTACGGTGCGAATCTTGCCATTCTAAAGAATGATTCACAGGCATTATTGCAGCATGCTGAGGCAATCAAAAGCGATGACCATCGCTACTATTACAAAGCTTATGCTTATATTTTAAAAGGGAAATTCATGGATTCTATTGAATTTGCAGAAAAGGTTGAGACGCCGTGGATGATTCATTCACTAAAAGCGGCTGATGCGAAAAAGCGCGGGGATATGAATGCTTTCAAAATTGAAGCGAATAAATCAATTGAGAGCGCGCTGGGGATACAGCGATTTGTCCTGTTCCATACGATGAGACGCATGGGAAACGATGCGACGGCGTAAATTGAATAAGCGAGTTACGATCGAATTAGAGCATCGCATTTAGCGGTGCTTTGTTATTTTTTCAAAAAGGATTTCGTGATAATTCCGGTCTGATAACAATAGAATAAATTTAGATTCATTTTTAACAAACTGCAAAGGAGAATGGTGATGGGGAAGTTTTTGAAAAGTGTCTTCAATGATTCGGTAACCAATGTTAAAAATGAGATATTTATGGATGGTTACAATCAGGCTGCTACTATTTGTGTGGATTTGTTAACAAAAAATATTGATGAATTATTTAATCAAATCAACTCTAATTCTTTTCTATCCAAACAGGAACAATTCACACTATTGAAGCTGAAGGAACTAAAATCTGAAACAGAAAAAGAATTACAAGACTTCTTGGATGGTAATGCCTAAAGAGTTGGTGTATAGGCAAAGCAAAGAGTCCTAATTGATATGCAAATTAGGACTCTTTTTGGTATTTTATCTATTTGGTTCCATTAAATTATGTTTAGTTCTTTCCCTACTTTTTCATAAATAGCCAATGCCTCGTCTAGCATTTCTTTCGTATGAGCTGCGGTTGGCATGTTTCGAACGCGGCCTTTACCTCTTGCTACTGTTGGGAAGACAATGGATTTAGCGTAAACGCCTTCTTCCATTAAACGTTTTGAAAATTCTTGTGATAGTTTTTCTTCTCCAATAATACATGGCGTGATTGGCGTTTCGGATGCACCGATATCAAAGCCAAGCTTTTTAAGACCCGCTTTTAAATAGTCGCCGTTTTCCCATAGTTTATCGTGAAGTTCTGTCGAATCAATAATTTTTTGCAATGCGCCGATTGTCGCTGCAACATCTGCTGGTGTGACGGCTGTTGAGAATAGGAATGGGCGTGAGCGAACTTTCAACCAATCGATTAAGTTTTGTTTACCAGCGACATAACCGCCGACAACACCTACCGCCTTTGATAGCGTACCCATTTGCATGTCGATTTCTTTTTCAAGACCGAAATGTTTTACCGTTCCTTTTCCTTTGCCAGTTACGCCTGAACCATGCGCATCGTCAACGTAAGTGATGAGGTCGAATTCTTTCGCAATTTCCACGATTGCAGGAAGGTTCGCGATATTGCCGTCCATCGAGAATACGCCGTCCGTAATATACATGACTTTTTCATATAAACCAGATTCTGTTGCTTCCTTTGCTTTCGCACGAAGATCGTCCATGTCTTGGTGATTTACACGAATAATTTTTGCGCCGGACAAACGGCATCCGTCAATGATGGAAGCGTGGTTTAATTCGTCAGAAAGAATCGCGTCGTTTTTGTTCATGACTGCTGAAATGGCTGCCATATTACAGTTGAATCCTGATTGATAAGAAATTGCCGCTTCTGTTCCTTTAAATTCAGCTAGTTTCTTTTCAAGTTCGATGTGAATATCAAGTGTTCCGTTAATCGTACGAACAGCACCTGCACCCACCCCGTATTTATCGACTGCGTCTTTCGCAAGCTTTTTCAAATTTTCGTCTGTTGCAAGCCCAAGATAGTTATTTGAAGAAAGGTTGATTAACTCTTTCCCGCCAATTTTGATTGTTGCGCCATTTGGTCCTTCAACAGGATCGATTTCATTGTATAATCCCGCCTCGCGAAGTTCTTCCAAGTTTTCTGTTAAAAATGCATCTAATTTTTTAGACAAGGCACTCTTCCTTTCAGACTGTATATGCCTTCATAGTACCATACAGTCCGGCTACCTGTCAGTGCGGCGCTATGAGCTTTTCAGATTTCTCCTGAAAGATGATGTCTTTTATCGCAGAATCCATTGCGATTTTGACGCCTTTTTCTGCTTGCGCGAAGGCTTGCATATAGCCGGCTGCATCTAAGATTTTTTCTCGATAGACATTGCTGATTGGAATGATTTGTTCTTCGATTTCTTCATCTTCTTCACACATCGACACCAAATCAACGACTTCATCGCCTTTTAATTCGGGATCA
This DNA window, taken from Sporosarcina sp. 6E9, encodes the following:
- a CDS encoding glycine C-acetyltransferase; amino-acid sequence: MSKKLDAFLTENLEELREAGLYNEIDPVEGPNGATIKIGGKELINLSSNNYLGLATDENLKKLAKDAVDKYGVGAGAVRTINGTLDIHIELEKKLAEFKGTEAAISYQSGFNCNMAAISAVMNKNDAILSDELNHASIIDGCRLSGAKIIRVNHQDMDDLRAKAKEATESGLYEKVMYITDGVFSMDGNIANLPAIVEIAKEFDLITYVDDAHGSGVTGKGKGTVKHFGLEKEIDMQMGTLSKAVGVVGGYVAGKQNLIDWLKVRSRPFLFSTAVTPADVAATIGALQKIIDSTELHDKLWENGDYLKAGLKKLGFDIGASETPITPCIIGEEKLSQEFSKRLMEEGVYAKSIVFPTVARGKGRVRNMPTAAHTKEMLDEALAIYEKVGKELNII